One Streptomyces fagopyri DNA window includes the following coding sequences:
- a CDS encoding inositol monophosphatase family protein, which yields MIEPLHTELLQLAHDAARRAGELLRDGRPADLTVAATKSSPIDVVTEMDIAAEKLITDLISQHRPHDGFLGEEGGASEGTSGIRWVVDPLDGTVNYLYGLPTWAVSIAAEQDGETVVGVITAPMRGETYHAVRGRGARATGAWVGERRLTCRPSPPLDQALVSTGFNYVSEVKTHQADVAQRLIPLLRDIRRSGSAAVDLCDVAAGRLDGYYERGLHPWDLAAGDLIAREAGALTGGRPGERPARELAVAASPGVFEPLQRLLEEFGAWHD from the coding sequence GTGATCGAGCCCCTGCACACCGAACTGCTCCAGCTCGCGCACGACGCCGCCCGCCGTGCCGGCGAGCTGCTGCGCGACGGGCGCCCGGCCGACCTCACGGTCGCCGCCACCAAGTCCAGCCCGATCGACGTCGTCACCGAGATGGACATCGCGGCCGAGAAGCTCATCACCGACCTGATCTCCCAGCACCGCCCGCACGACGGCTTCCTCGGTGAGGAGGGCGGCGCCAGCGAGGGCACCAGCGGCATCCGCTGGGTCGTGGACCCGCTCGACGGCACGGTGAACTACCTCTACGGACTGCCGACCTGGGCGGTGTCCATCGCGGCCGAACAGGACGGCGAGACCGTCGTCGGCGTCATCACGGCACCGATGCGCGGCGAGACCTACCACGCGGTGCGCGGCCGGGGCGCCCGGGCCACCGGCGCCTGGGTCGGCGAGCGCCGGCTGACCTGCCGTCCCTCGCCTCCCCTGGACCAGGCACTGGTCTCGACGGGCTTCAACTACGTGAGCGAGGTCAAGACCCACCAGGCCGACGTCGCCCAGCGGCTGATCCCGCTGCTGCGCGACATCCGGCGCTCCGGCTCCGCGGCGGTCGACCTGTGCGACGTCGCGGCCGGCCGCCTCGACGGGTACTACGAGCGGGGCCTGCACCCCTGGGACCTCGCGGCGGGCGACCTGATCGCCCGTGAGGCGGGCGCCCTGACCGGTGGACGCCCCGGAGAGCGGCCCGCGCGCGAGCTGGCGGTGGCGGCCTCACCGGGCGTCTTCGAGCCCCTCCAGCGGCTCCTGGAGGAGTTCGGCGCCTGGCACGACTGA
- a CDS encoding ferrochelatase, whose protein sequence is MPDALDAHPYDALLLLSFGGPEGPDDVVPFLENVTRGRGIPKERLKEVGRHYFLFGGVSPINDQNRALLDALRKDFAEHALDLPVYWGNRNWAPYLTDTLREMVADGRRRVLVLATSAYASYSGCRQYRENLAESLAALEAEGLEPPRVDKLRHYFNHPGFVRPMIDGVLKSLADLPEDVREGAHLAFTTHSIPDAAADTSGPVEDHGDGGAYVGQHLDVARLIADAVREETGTEHPWRLVYQSRSGAPHIPWLEPDICDHLEELHGAGVPAVVMAPIGFVSDHMEVLYDLDTEATAKAAELGLPVRRSATVGADPRFAATVRDLVLERAATENGRRPAPCVLGTLGPSRDLCPVGCCPARAPKPAAAGADSPYA, encoded by the coding sequence ATGCCAGATGCGCTCGATGCCCACCCCTACGACGCCCTGCTCCTGCTCTCGTTCGGCGGCCCCGAAGGCCCGGACGACGTGGTTCCGTTCCTGGAGAACGTGACGCGTGGGCGAGGCATCCCCAAGGAACGCCTCAAGGAAGTGGGTAGGCACTACTTCCTGTTCGGCGGGGTCAGCCCCATCAACGACCAGAACCGTGCCCTGCTCGACGCCCTCCGCAAGGACTTCGCGGAGCACGCCCTGGACCTCCCCGTGTACTGGGGCAACCGCAACTGGGCGCCCTATCTGACCGACACCCTGCGGGAGATGGTCGCCGACGGCCGCCGCCGTGTCCTCGTCCTCGCCACCAGCGCCTACGCCTCGTACTCGGGCTGCCGCCAGTACCGCGAGAACCTCGCCGAGTCCCTGGCCGCGCTGGAGGCCGAGGGACTGGAGCCGCCCCGGGTGGACAAACTGCGGCACTACTTCAACCATCCCGGATTCGTGCGCCCCATGATCGACGGCGTCCTGAAGTCCCTCGCCGACCTGCCCGAGGACGTACGGGAGGGGGCGCACCTCGCCTTCACCACGCACTCGATCCCGGACGCGGCGGCCGACACCTCCGGCCCCGTCGAGGACCACGGCGACGGTGGCGCCTACGTCGGGCAGCACCTGGACGTGGCGCGGCTGATCGCCGACGCCGTGCGCGAGGAGACCGGGACCGAGCACCCCTGGCGGCTCGTCTACCAGTCGCGCTCCGGAGCGCCGCACATCCCCTGGCTGGAGCCCGACATCTGCGACCACCTGGAGGAGCTGCACGGCGCCGGGGTCCCGGCCGTCGTGATGGCCCCCATCGGATTCGTCTCGGACCACATGGAGGTGCTGTACGACCTCGACACGGAGGCCACGGCAAAGGCGGCGGAGCTCGGGCTGCCGGTGCGCCGCTCGGCGACCGTCGGCGCCGACCCCCGGTTCGCCGCGACGGTCCGCGACCTCGTCCTGGAACGCGCCGCGACCGAGAACGGGCGGCGGCCGGCCCCCTGCGTCCTCGGCACCCTCGGCCCGAGCCGGGACCTGTGTCCGGTGGGCTGCTGCCCGGCCCGCGCCCCCAAGCCCGCCGCCGCGGGCGCCGACAGCCCGTACGCCTAG
- a CDS encoding MFS transporter, producing MPSPYSALFAAPGSKGFSAAGFLGRMPLSMMGIGVVTMISQLTGRYGLAGALTATMALAAAALGPQVSRMVDRYGQRRVLRPVTLFALAASAGLLCAARFAWPDWVLFVCSAGIGCVPSMGAMVRARWAALYRDTPQLHTAYSFESVVDEVCFIVGPILSIGLSTVWFPEAGPLLAACFLAAGVFWLTAQRATEPVPHPREQHGRGSAMGSAGLQVLVATFVATGAIFGAVDVVTVAFAEEQGHKGAASVVLALYAAGSCLAGAVFGLLHFKGAPEGRWLLGICAMAVSMIPLLLVGNLPFLAVALFVAGLSIAPTMITTMSLIEQHVPRAKLTEGMTWVSTGLAVGVALGSSVAGWVIDAAGAKAGYGVPAVSGAVAVAVGFLGYRRLKRPVPRREGTHEHHSEREERHVA from the coding sequence GTGCCCAGCCCGTACAGCGCCCTGTTCGCCGCCCCCGGCTCGAAGGGCTTCTCCGCCGCGGGCTTCCTCGGGCGGATGCCGCTGTCGATGATGGGCATCGGCGTGGTGACGATGATCTCCCAGCTCACCGGGCGCTACGGGCTCGCCGGCGCGCTGACGGCGACCATGGCCCTGGCGGCCGCCGCGCTGGGTCCGCAGGTCTCCCGGATGGTGGACCGGTACGGGCAGCGCCGGGTGCTGCGACCCGTCACCCTGTTCGCGCTCGCCGCGTCCGCCGGGCTGCTGTGCGCCGCGCGTTTCGCGTGGCCGGACTGGGTGCTGTTCGTCTGTTCGGCCGGGATCGGCTGCGTGCCCAGCATGGGCGCGATGGTCCGGGCCCGCTGGGCCGCCCTCTACCGGGACACACCGCAGCTGCACACCGCGTACTCCTTCGAGTCCGTGGTCGACGAGGTCTGCTTCATCGTCGGGCCGATCCTCTCGATCGGTCTGTCCACGGTGTGGTTCCCCGAGGCCGGGCCGCTGCTCGCGGCCTGCTTCCTGGCGGCCGGCGTCTTCTGGCTGACGGCCCAGCGGGCCACCGAACCCGTGCCGCATCCGCGCGAGCAGCACGGCCGCGGCTCGGCGATGGGCTCGGCCGGACTCCAGGTCCTGGTGGCCACCTTCGTCGCGACGGGGGCGATCTTCGGGGCCGTCGACGTGGTCACCGTGGCCTTCGCGGAGGAACAGGGGCACAAGGGTGCCGCGAGCGTCGTCCTGGCGCTGTACGCGGCCGGCTCCTGCCTGGCGGGTGCCGTGTTCGGGCTGTTGCACTTCAAGGGGGCACCCGAAGGCCGGTGGCTGCTGGGCATATGCGCGATGGCCGTGAGTATGATCCCCCTCCTACTGGTCGGAAACTTGCCGTTCCTGGCCGTGGCGCTGTTCGTTGCGGGGCTTTCCATCGCTCCCACGATGATCACGACGATGTCCCTCATCGAACAGCACGTACCACGCGCGAAACTGACCGAGGGCATGACCTGGGTGAGCACCGGACTCGCGGTCGGGGTCGCGCTCGGCTCCTCCGTGGCCGGCTGGGTGATCGACGCCGCCGGTGCGAAGGCCGGGTACGGGGTTCCGGCGGTGTCCGGGGCCGTCGCGGTCGCGGTCGGTTTCCTCGGGTATCGCCGGCTGAAACGGCCGGTTCCGCGGCGGGAGGGGACCCATGAGCACCACAGTGAGCGGGAAGAGCGGCACGTGGCGTAA
- a CDS encoding D-arabinono-1,4-lactone oxidase, with amino-acid sequence MSTTVSGKSGTWRNWAGNVTARPVREVTPASVEELSAAIRAAADEGLTVKAVGTGHSFTAAAATDGVLIRPQLLTGIRALDREAGTVTVEAGTPLKRLNLALAREGLSLTNMGDIMEQTVSGATSTGTHGTGRDSASIAAQIKGLELVTADGSVLTCSEKENPEVFAAARVGMGALGVVTAITFSVEPLFLLTAREEPMTFDRVTAEFDELFTENEHFEFYWFPHTGNCNTKRNNRSAGPERPVGRLGGWIEDEFLSNGVFQVANLLGRAAPAAIPAIAKISSRALSARTYTDIPYKVFTSPRRVRFVEMEYAVAREALVDTLRELKAMVDRSPLRVSFPVEVRTAPADDITLSTASGRESAYIAVHMFRGTPYQAYFTAAERIFTAHEGRPHWGKVHTRDAEYFSGVYPRFGEFTALRDRLDPDRRFANDYLRRVLGS; translated from the coding sequence ATGAGCACCACAGTGAGCGGGAAGAGCGGCACGTGGCGTAACTGGGCGGGGAACGTCACCGCCCGTCCCGTACGGGAGGTCACCCCCGCCTCGGTCGAGGAGCTCTCCGCCGCGATACGCGCGGCCGCCGACGAGGGCCTGACCGTGAAGGCGGTCGGCACCGGGCACTCCTTCACCGCCGCCGCCGCGACCGACGGCGTGCTGATCCGCCCCCAGCTGCTGACCGGCATCCGCGCACTCGACCGCGAGGCCGGCACCGTCACCGTCGAGGCGGGCACCCCGCTCAAGCGCCTGAACCTGGCGCTCGCGCGCGAGGGACTGTCGCTCACGAACATGGGCGACATCATGGAGCAGACGGTGTCGGGGGCGACCAGCACCGGAACGCACGGCACGGGGCGCGACTCGGCCTCGATCGCCGCCCAGATCAAGGGCCTTGAGCTGGTCACCGCGGACGGTTCGGTCCTGACCTGTTCCGAGAAGGAGAACCCCGAGGTCTTCGCGGCCGCCCGGGTCGGCATGGGCGCCCTGGGGGTCGTCACGGCGATCACCTTCTCCGTGGAGCCCCTCTTCCTGCTCACGGCCCGCGAGGAGCCGATGACCTTCGACCGGGTCACCGCCGAATTCGACGAACTGTTCACCGAGAACGAGCACTTCGAGTTCTACTGGTTCCCCCACACCGGCAACTGCAACACCAAGCGCAACAACCGCAGCGCCGGTCCCGAGAGGCCCGTAGGACGGCTCGGCGGCTGGATCGAGGACGAGTTCCTCTCCAACGGCGTCTTCCAGGTGGCCAATCTGCTCGGCCGCGCCGCGCCCGCCGCCATCCCCGCGATCGCGAAGATCTCCAGCCGCGCGCTCTCCGCGCGCACGTACACCGACATCCCCTACAAGGTCTTCACCTCCCCGCGCCGGGTGCGCTTCGTGGAGATGGAGTACGCCGTCGCGCGTGAAGCCCTGGTCGACACACTGCGCGAACTGAAGGCGATGGTGGACCGTTCCCCCCTGCGGGTCAGTTTCCCCGTCGAGGTGCGCACCGCCCCCGCGGACGACATCACCCTGTCCACCGCGTCCGGCCGGGAGAGCGCCTACATCGCCGTACACATGTTCCGGGGCACGCCCTATCAGGCGTACTTCACCGCGGCCGAACGGATTTTCACCGCCCACGAAGGACGCCCGCACTGGGGCAAGGTGCACACGCGGGACGCGGAGTACTTCTCCGGGGTGTACCCGCGCTTCGGCGAGTTCACGGCGTTGCGGGACCGGCTGGACCCGGATCGGCGCTTCGCGAACGACTACCTTCGCCGGGTGCTGGGCTCATAG
- the sepH gene encoding septation protein SepH, with protein MTSAGTTREVPMPELRVVAVSNDGTRLVLKAADSTEYTLPIDERLRAAVRGDRPRLGQIEIEVESHLRPRDIQARIRAGASAEEVAQLAGIPVDRVRRFEGPVLAERAFMAERARKTPVRRPGENAGPQLGEAVQERLLIRGAEKDTVQWDSWRRDDGTWEVLLVYLVAGEPHSASWTYDPPRRLVQAVDDEARSLIGESDDLAAPEPSFPFVPRIARLPRDRPLDRALDRQMERPSLPPSEPVEESAGDRDSLTSLLEAVPSFRGDMVVPERPSTTELPPAEEPAPEPETEEPPAPAASAGAGSAYADVLMPRSVGSHRDRLVGATDRQAEADGVRPGRRAAVPSWDEIVFGTRRKKQD; from the coding sequence GTGACGTCGGCAGGCACCACCCGGGAGGTCCCCATGCCGGAACTGCGTGTCGTGGCCGTCTCTAACGACGGCACACGGCTGGTGCTGAAGGCTGCGGACAGCACGGAGTACACGCTTCCGATCGATGAGCGTCTGCGCGCCGCCGTCCGCGGCGACCGTCCCCGCCTCGGCCAGATCGAGATCGAGGTGGAGAGCCATCTCCGCCCCCGGGACATCCAGGCGCGGATACGAGCCGGTGCCTCCGCGGAGGAAGTCGCCCAGCTCGCGGGGATCCCCGTCGACCGGGTACGCCGTTTCGAGGGGCCCGTGCTCGCCGAGCGCGCCTTCATGGCGGAACGCGCCCGGAAGACTCCCGTCCGCCGCCCCGGCGAGAACGCCGGACCACAGCTCGGTGAGGCGGTCCAGGAGCGGCTGCTGATCCGGGGCGCCGAGAAGGACACCGTCCAGTGGGACTCCTGGCGTCGCGACGACGGCACCTGGGAAGTCCTGCTGGTCTACCTGGTCGCGGGCGAACCGCACTCGGCGAGCTGGACGTACGACCCGCCCCGGCGGCTCGTCCAGGCCGTCGACGACGAGGCGCGTTCGCTGATCGGCGAGTCCGACGACCTCGCGGCGCCCGAGCCGAGCTTCCCGTTCGTGCCGCGCATCGCGCGACTGCCCCGGGACCGTCCGCTCGACCGCGCCCTCGACCGGCAGATGGAGCGGCCGAGCCTGCCGCCGTCCGAGCCGGTCGAGGAGAGCGCGGGCGACCGCGACTCGCTCACCAGCCTCCTGGAGGCGGTACCCAGCTTCCGGGGCGACATGGTGGTGCCCGAGCGGCCCTCCACCACGGAACTCCCGCCCGCGGAGGAGCCCGCCCCGGAGCCCGAGACGGAGGAGCCGCCGGCTCCCGCCGCCTCGGCCGGCGCCGGTTCCGCCTACGCGGACGTCCTGATGCCCCGCTCGGTCGGCAGCCACCGCGACCGTCTGGTCGGCGCGACCGACCGCCAGGCCGAGGCGGACGGCGTCCGCCCCGGCCGCAGAGCGGCGGTACCGAGTTGGGACGAGATCGTCTTCGGCACCCGGCGCAAGAAGCAGGACTGA
- a CDS encoding sulfurtransferase: MNAIISASELASDLAGPNPPVVLDIRWQLSLATADGAVPFDGRAAYEAGHIPGAVFVDLDAELAGKAGDAGRHPLPDPEIFGAAMRAAGVSDDRDVVVYDGGVGWAAARAWWLLGWTGHPSVRVLDGGLAAWSGPLSTEVPTPTPGSFVPAPGARSLLDADGAAALARTGLLLDARAGERYRGEVEPIDPVGGHIPGAVSAPTTENVTESGEFRPAAELADRFKSLGATGTSEVGVYCGSGVSAAHQVLALAVAGIPAALYVGSWSEWSRDGNRPVAVGADPQ; this comes from the coding sequence ATGAACGCCATCATCTCCGCCTCCGAACTCGCGAGCGATCTGGCGGGGCCGAACCCGCCGGTCGTGCTCGACATCCGCTGGCAGCTCTCCCTGGCCACGGCCGACGGGGCCGTGCCCTTCGACGGCCGGGCCGCCTACGAGGCAGGCCACATCCCCGGTGCGGTCTTCGTCGACCTGGACGCCGAATTGGCCGGAAAGGCGGGTGACGCCGGCCGGCATCCGTTGCCCGATCCCGAGATCTTCGGCGCGGCGATGCGAGCCGCCGGCGTCTCCGACGACCGTGACGTCGTCGTGTACGACGGCGGTGTCGGGTGGGCCGCGGCGCGCGCCTGGTGGCTGCTGGGCTGGACAGGTCACCCGTCGGTGCGTGTCCTGGACGGCGGCCTGGCCGCGTGGAGCGGACCGTTGTCCACCGAGGTTCCCACGCCCACTCCCGGAAGCTTCGTCCCGGCGCCGGGGGCCCGTTCGCTGCTCGACGCGGACGGAGCCGCCGCGCTCGCCCGGACGGGGCTGCTGCTCGACGCGAGGGCGGGTGAGCGCTACCGGGGCGAGGTGGAGCCGATCGACCCCGTCGGCGGTCACATCCCGGGCGCGGTGTCGGCGCCGACCACGGAGAACGTCACGGAGAGCGGCGAGTTCAGGCCCGCCGCCGAACTGGCCGACCGCTTCAAGTCCCTGGGCGCGACCGGCACTTCGGAGGTCGGCGTCTACTGCGGCTCGGGTGTCTCCGCCGCCCATCAGGTGCTGGCGCTCGCCGTCGCGGGCATCCCGGCCGCGCTGTACGTGGGGTCCTGGTCGGAGTGGTCGCGGGACGGGAACCGTCCGGTCGCGGTGGGGGCCGACCCCCAGTGA
- a CDS encoding VOC family protein, translated as MTEARGPAGLNGTTHTRHAPGVPCWVSLMVHAMDTTQEFYGELFGWEFEPGPRQLGPSARALLDGHEVAGIGQMPPDQHLSIAWTPYFASDDVNQTAESVRHCGGTVGVGPLDAGDAGRLAIGLDPTGAVFGIWQAAAHLGTGIIGVHGTPAWIELVTRDTESVVKFYQGVFGHGLEPVVSADFDYVTLQSGGRAVAGIHGVGHGLPRDRGPHWLTYFEVTDVDAAASQVTELGGHVLRAAHDSAYGRVATVADPEGAVFSVIHTDR; from the coding sequence ATGACCGAGGCACGGGGGCCGGCCGGCCTGAACGGCACAACGCACACTCGGCACGCGCCCGGCGTTCCCTGCTGGGTGAGTCTGATGGTGCACGCGATGGACACGACCCAGGAGTTCTACGGAGAGCTGTTCGGCTGGGAGTTCGAGCCGGGCCCACGGCAGCTCGGCCCCTCAGCGCGGGCCCTGCTGGACGGTCACGAGGTGGCGGGCATCGGCCAGATGCCGCCCGACCAGCATCTGTCGATCGCCTGGACACCGTACTTCGCCTCGGACGACGTGAACCAGACCGCCGAATCGGTACGGCACTGCGGTGGCACCGTGGGTGTGGGTCCGCTCGACGCGGGCGATGCCGGGCGACTGGCGATCGGTCTCGACCCGACCGGCGCCGTCTTCGGGATCTGGCAGGCGGCGGCGCATCTGGGCACCGGGATCATCGGGGTGCACGGCACACCTGCCTGGATCGAGCTGGTGACCCGTGACACCGAGAGCGTCGTCAAGTTCTACCAGGGCGTCTTCGGGCACGGGCTGGAGCCCGTCGTCTCGGCCGACTTCGACTACGTGACCCTCCAGTCGGGCGGCCGCGCGGTCGCGGGCATCCACGGCGTCGGTCACGGCCTGCCCCGCGACCGAGGCCCGCACTGGCTGACGTACTTCGAGGTCACGGATGTCGATGCCGCCGCCTCGCAGGTCACCGAACTCGGCGGACACGTCCTCAGGGCCGCCCACGACTCGGCCTACGGACGGGTGGCCACGGTGGCCGACCCGGAGGGCGCGGTGTTCTCGGTCATCCACACCGACCGCTGA
- a CDS encoding thymidine kinase: MPELVFFSGTMDCGKSTLALQIEHNRSARGLQGMIFTRDDRAGEGKLSSRLGLVTDAVEVADDQDLYAYLVEHLSQGGRADYVIADEAQFLAPGQIDQLARVVDELDIDVFAFGITTDFRSKLFPGSQRLVELADRVEVLQVEALCWCGARATHNARTIGGEMVVEGAQVVVGDVNQAEDVGYEVLCRRHHRRRMTAATARASALSPDVLPIASA; encoded by the coding sequence ATGCCCGAGCTGGTGTTCTTCTCCGGAACGATGGACTGCGGGAAGTCGACGCTGGCTCTGCAGATCGAGCACAACCGTTCGGCCCGGGGTCTGCAGGGCATGATCTTCACGCGCGACGACCGCGCGGGCGAGGGCAAGCTCTCCTCACGCCTCGGTCTGGTCACGGACGCGGTGGAGGTCGCCGACGACCAGGACCTGTACGCCTACCTCGTCGAACACCTCTCGCAGGGCGGCCGCGCGGACTACGTGATCGCCGACGAGGCCCAGTTCCTGGCTCCCGGGCAGATCGACCAACTGGCACGTGTGGTCGACGAACTGGACATCGACGTCTTCGCGTTCGGTATCACCACCGACTTCCGCTCCAAGCTCTTCCCCGGCTCGCAGCGCCTGGTGGAGCTGGCCGACCGGGTGGAGGTCCTCCAGGTCGAGGCCCTGTGCTGGTGCGGCGCCCGCGCCACCCACAACGCCCGCACGATAGGCGGCGAAATGGTCGTCGAGGGCGCCCAGGTGGTCGTCGGCGACGTCAACCAGGCGGAGGACGTCGGCTATGAGGTCCTGTGCCGCCGGCACCACCGCCGCCGGATGACGGCGGCGACCGCCCGCGCGAGCGCCCTCTCCCCGGACGTGCTCCCGATCGCCTCCGCCTGA
- a CDS encoding alkaline phosphatase family protein — MALSTWEDPEPLAIGSAPVPEYGTGSLADLLPTLAAGMSVPGMTAAIPELTGADRNCVFLIDGLGWEQLKAHPDEAPFMASLLASSRGGTGRPITAGYPATTATSLASVGTGLPPGAHGLPGYTARNPDTGELMNQLRWIPWTQPRTWQPYPTVFELADAAGVHTAQVSSPAFQNTPLTKVALSGGTFHGRLTGEDRMDFAAGQLAAGDRSLVYTYYAEVDGKGHRFGVDSDPWRGQLMYVDRLVQRLAEQLPPRSALYITADHGMIDIPFDEQHRIDFDEDWELRAGVALLGGEGRARHVYAVPGAQADVLTCWREVLGEQFWVASRDEAIAAGWFGPHVDERVYARIGDVVAAARDDVLIIATEREPKESAMVGNHGSMTPAEQHVPLLEVRS; from the coding sequence ATGGCCCTCTCCACCTGGGAAGACCCGGAACCCCTGGCCATCGGCTCCGCGCCCGTCCCCGAGTACGGCACGGGCTCGCTCGCGGATCTGCTGCCCACGCTCGCCGCGGGCATGTCGGTGCCCGGCATGACCGCCGCCATACCGGAGCTGACCGGCGCCGACCGCAACTGCGTCTTCCTGATCGACGGCCTCGGCTGGGAGCAGCTGAAGGCGCATCCCGACGAGGCCCCCTTCATGGCGTCGCTCCTGGCGTCGTCCCGGGGCGGGACCGGACGCCCGATCACCGCGGGTTACCCGGCGACCACCGCGACCTCCCTCGCCTCCGTCGGTACGGGCCTGCCGCCCGGCGCGCACGGTCTGCCCGGGTACACCGCGCGCAACCCCGACACCGGCGAGCTGATGAACCAGCTCCGCTGGATCCCGTGGACGCAGCCACGCACCTGGCAGCCGTACCCCACGGTCTTCGAGCTGGCGGACGCGGCCGGAGTGCACACCGCCCAGGTCTCGTCCCCCGCCTTCCAGAACACCCCGCTCACCAAGGTCGCGCTGAGCGGCGGCACCTTCCACGGCCGGCTGACCGGCGAGGACCGCATGGACTTCGCGGCCGGGCAGCTCGCCGCGGGCGACCGCTCCCTGGTCTACACGTACTACGCCGAGGTGGACGGCAAGGGCCACCGGTTCGGCGTCGACTCGGACCCCTGGCGCGGCCAGCTGATGTACGTCGACCGGCTGGTCCAGCGCCTCGCCGAGCAACTGCCGCCGCGCTCCGCGCTGTACATCACCGCGGACCACGGCATGATCGACATCCCGTTCGACGAGCAGCACCGCATCGACTTCGACGAGGACTGGGAGCTGCGTGCCGGGGTCGCCCTGCTCGGCGGCGAGGGCCGGGCCCGGCATGTGTACGCCGTCCCGGGCGCCCAGGCGGACGTCCTGACCTGCTGGCGCGAGGTACTGGGCGAGCAGTTCTGGGTGGCCTCGCGTGACGAGGCGATCGCGGCGGGCTGGTTCGGACCCCATGTCGACGAACGGGTGTACGCCCGTATCGGCGATGTCGTCGCGGCGGCCCGGGACGACGTCCTGATCATCGCGACCGAGCGGGAGCCGAAAGAGTCCGCGATGGTCGGCAACCACGGTTCGATGACACCGGCGGAACAGCACGTCCCGCTCCTGGAAGTACGTTCCTGA
- a CDS encoding DUF5998 family protein, with the protein MAKTSTTTQGLRAAIERSGYYPALVAEAVEAAIGGEAIRSYLVHQETTFDANEVRRHVTVLVLTGNRFIVSHTDEQNADTTSPTPYATTSTESVKLGRISSVVVSRVVANPESYAPGTLPREVVLTIGWGAVARIDLEPAACGDPNCEADHGYTGNSTADDLSLRVSEAGDGPETVRQALAFAQSLSEATADPAH; encoded by the coding sequence ATGGCCAAGACCAGTACGACGACCCAGGGGCTGCGAGCGGCGATCGAGCGCAGCGGCTACTACCCGGCCCTCGTGGCCGAGGCGGTGGAGGCCGCGATCGGCGGCGAGGCCATCCGGTCGTACCTGGTCCACCAGGAGACGACGTTCGACGCCAACGAGGTGCGCCGGCACGTCACCGTGCTCGTCCTGACCGGCAACCGCTTCATCGTGAGCCACACCGACGAGCAGAACGCGGACACGACCTCGCCGACGCCGTACGCCACCACGTCGACGGAGTCCGTGAAGCTCGGCCGGATCTCGTCCGTCGTGGTCAGCCGAGTCGTCGCCAACCCCGAGTCGTACGCGCCGGGCACGCTGCCCCGCGAGGTGGTCCTGACCATCGGCTGGGGCGCGGTCGCCCGTATCGACCTGGAGCCCGCGGCCTGCGGCGACCCCAACTGCGAGGCGGACCACGGCTACACCGGCAATTCGACGGCCGACGACCTGAGCCTGCGCGTCAGCGAGGCGGGCGACGGCCCGGAGACGGTCCGCCAGGCCCTGGCCTTCGCGCAGTCCCTCTCCGAGGCGACCGCGGACCCCGCGCACTGA